The proteins below are encoded in one region of Hordeum vulgare subsp. vulgare chromosome 3H, MorexV3_pseudomolecules_assembly, whole genome shotgun sequence:
- the LOC123443773 gene encoding glycerophosphocholine acyltransferase 1 encodes MASSEVVEDEASASAAAKLANGAADVRRRRDQAKALLSKQAVKIATKAEEHERFIFKVTHLMGVLGFGTFCYLLGARPQDVPYVYCLFYVIFVPLRWIYYRYKKWHYYLLDFCYYANTFLLVMILFYPKDEKLFMVCFSFAEGPLAWALIVWRCSLVFSSFDKLVSVLIHLLPGIVLFTIRWWNPQTFAAMHPEGRAARVTWPYVEDKSYLWTWLFVVPLAAYTLWQLMYFLIVNVLRRQRLLRDPEVMTSYRELSKKAQKANNIWWRLSGLLGDKNRPLMYILLQALFTVATLAFTVPIFLSYRLHGIFQVLKVCAATWNGGSFILEVMPRQVVQKEKKRLEMKPIEQANLKEHMDGPSGDHQHASEEPSQ; translated from the exons ATGGCGTCGTCGGAGGTGGTGGAAGACGAggcgtcggcgtcggcggcggcaAAGCTAGCCAACGGGGCCGCGGACGTCCGCCGGAGG AGGGACCAGGCCAAGGCGCTGCTGTCGAAGCAGGCCGTCAAGATCGCCACCAAGGCAGAGGAGCACGAGCGCTTCATCTTCAAG GTCACACACCTGATGGGTGTTCTTGGATTTGGGACATTTTGCTACCTCCTGGGTGCCA GACCACAGGATGTGCCGTATGTGTATTGCCTGTTTTATGTCATATTTGTTCCTCTCAGGTGGATTTattaccggtacaagaagtggcaCTACTATCTTCTG GATTTCTGCTACTATGCCAATACTTTTCTCCTTGTTATGATTCTCTTTTATCCGAAGGATGAAAAGCTTTTCATGGTTTGCTTCTCATTTGCGGAG GGCCCCCTTGCTTGGGCATTAATTGTATGGCGTTGCAGCTTGGTGTTCAGCTCATTCGATAAACTTGTTAGTGTTCTAATACACCTCTTGCCTG GAATAGTTTTGTTCACTATCCGTTGGTGGAACCCACAAACATTTGCTGCCATGCATCCAGAAGGAAGAGCAGCAAGAGTCACATGGCCATATGTGGAGGACAAATCTTATCTGTGGACATGGCTGTTTGTTGTTCCTCTAGCTGCTTACACCTTGTGGCAACTCATGTATTTCCTCATAGTTAATGTGCTGCGTCGGCAAAGGCTGTTAAGGGATCCTGAAGTCATGACATCATACAG GGAACTGTCAAAGAAAGCACAGAAAGCAAACAACATCTGGTGGAGACTGAGCGGATTGCTTGGTGACAAGAATCGTCCTTTGATGTACATACTGCTTCAGGCACTGTTCACAGTGGCGACATTGGCTTTCACTGTACCCATATTCCTTTCGTACCGGTTGCATGGGATCTTCCAAGTACTAAAGGTGTGTGCGGCCACATGGAACGGCGGAAGCTTCATCCTGGAGGTGATGCCTAGGCAGGTCGtccagaaggagaagaagagacttGAGATGAAGCCCATTGAACAAGCAAACTTGAAGGAGCACATGGACGGTCCCTCAGGTGACCACCAGCATGCATCCGAGGAGCCAAGTCAGTGA